One Portunus trituberculatus isolate SZX2019 chromosome 22, ASM1759143v1, whole genome shotgun sequence genomic window, ATATTTCTGTATAGCTCCAAACAGCTACGtctctttattaattttgcATTACTAGCAAACAGATTTAGGTAACTGTCCACCCCCTCCTGCATATATCATTGGTATATGATTATGTGGAACATGATGGGTACCAACACTGATCCCTTGTTACTTATTTTTAAATGTTCTGTCCCTCATGCCAACAACACATTTGGATTAGAGGAATCTTTTGTGGCACAGGATGGCACATTAATCCTCCAGGTTTCCACCAAACTCTTGCTGAGACAATCACTCCAAGGGAACAATAGTATGTACTGTTGCAGCTTTACTTGGATGCGAGTGGTGCTTAGATTGCATAACATGTCACTTTAAACGACGCTTTGATTTATTGTACAACGTTAGGATGAATAAGAATAAGCATTTCAAAGGCTGGTGTACACATTTATTTTTAGGAATCATAATTGTTTAATGAGGCATATATTGTTTCTACATACAACAAATTAAACATAGGAAGATTGCAACAAGTATATACAGGAGTTACACAAATGGGAATGGGAGAGGACAGAGAGGGCAGGGGAACACTGAAATATttggttaattattttttttagttgtcaTTATTGTAACTGTCTTTGTAAATGATGAAATAACCGACTCTTCATAAACTTGTGCTTATGTTACCGTCACTCAGACATTGGCCTTGCTCACGGCTGAGTCCAGAAACAAGGGCACGTTGTTGGGCGAGAGAACGGCCGATGGAAGAAAGTCTTGCAAAAGTATGAGAATGAAGAATTTACAGAAAATAGTTTGTGTatgtagtgagtgagtgagtgggcttTATTGCTGCTTAACACTGCAGATATATGGATTCACATCATGTATGTAATATGGGACAACTCTGATGGAGTAATATGGCACCTCTATATACATTAAAGACACTTACTGAGGATCATTGGAAATAATGTGGTTTTAAAAAGATAAGTTATTTTGAAACCTCACTATCCAGAATTTTCCTATTGCACACcatgattaaaagaaaaattagattaaCTGAGCAATGTTTCCAACCAGCATATAATCATTATCTTTGTTAAATACATTCAGTAGGGTTTCTTAATGGAACATTAAGATATTTTCATTAAATAGAAGAAACATGAGCTTCAGTATATTCTCTGATCAGAATGTGGGAGGGATGTTAACAAGGAGGATTGAAAATCCTGGTACAGATAATAAAGGATATAATATATATgttcaaaacaaaatgaaaagcatTTTATGTACAACTGAGGatataatagaaatgataattaacaaaaaattacacaaactcgataaaaagtaagagaagacttCTTTACAGGGGTAAAGAACGTGTTTCTAGAGTTGGTCTAGTATCACACACATGAGCCACCTCAACAAAAGGTGGACCGCTTAATACTTCTTGAGTCCGTCCCGCCTCGCACTCTCCTCTTATTGTCTGTTggtccatccttcccttcctccagcgAGCTTAAGCTTCCCACCTTTTGTAAATGAAGCTTTGGTTTGGAAATCATCACCTAAATTAGAAGGTCCACATAAAatgggatgagggagggagggagggagggtgaaacgCCACGCCTTCAACTCTGTCCACTCCTTTTCTGAATACTCCGCTGCGGGGCGTCGTGTCCTGGTAACCTCTAGAAATGTACATGGTAGGAGCGAGCGGCACAGACACAACCTTTGGGGAGGGGGTGTGGGGGGAACGTCCACCACTAACAGTGTGCAGAACTTTTTGAAATTCTCCTTGTGTCCTCTGTCACCATCAGAGGGCTGccatcctgcacacacacactcacacacgctcaCATCCGCACGCACACATTGCCGCATTGTTGATTGTACAGACCAAGTTGTCATTTGCCCTTCACCTCTGACCTCCAGCACAGGATGAGTCACAAGGGCAGCAGCACAAAGGTGTCTTGTACCTTTGGCTGTAGGGAAGCACAGGGTAACATTTGGCACCATAGAAGCACTACAGTACCCGGGAACAGTACCTGCAAACACAAGGATGACTTACAACACtgctgatacatttttttttattatctatatctatttcagGTGTGAGACTGTCGTGAGGCAGGATCAAGCCAAAGCCAACCCAAGGTGAGTGAATGTGTATTTTTTATGAGTGACTGTGGGTTTGTCAACATACTGTGGGGGAcataccatgagagagagagagagagagagagagagagagagagagagagagagagagagagagagagagagagagagagagagagagagagagagagagagagagagagagagagagagagagagagagagagagagagagagagagaaattggcttacactaaaaaaaacaaaatggcaCGCCTACATCTGaacacaccacactgcacttctcccaccacacacacaggagcaggaagaggtcCCTGCTAATGGTTCGCCACTCCCACTCACTTATCACTGGTCGTGTGCAAGCCAGGCTGCCGGGACCCACTGAGGCTCTCGTTCCAGCATGTTGATCTCGTGCAGGAGCTGGTGGTAGGCGCGGTCCACGTCCTGGTTGATTATTATAAGGTCAAAGTAGTGGCCGTACTGCTCCTCCATCTCGCGAGCCTTCTCTATGGTCTCCTTCAACTCCTCATCCTGGGAATAATAAAATGGTTGGTAAGTCAGTGTGTGGATTGGTGAAGGCATTTGGGATTGTAATTCTGCAAGGTGCTTGGAAGTAGTTGTCTAAAAgggagtgtttgtttgtcttaatTGCCTTGTCTCTAaaaatttaacctcttcagtactgggatgcattttttacaatgagttttgggtgtgattagattattttattgacacatTAGTACCTGGAGTTGTATAAATTTGCTGAATAGAAGATAGAATGAAaaagcatcatggtactgaaggggttaagtgtgtaATTTATATACAACACCTACATTTCAAAATTTTGCACATTATCGGAGACTTTTTATCCATTAGACATTTGTCACATCAGCTATTCCAAGAAAGGGTTCATTCTTAGGTGTGTAACATCTTTCTCATCAGTCATCACCATTGCTTCCCCAGTACCTCACCTTGACTGGCTCGCCTAATCTCTGCTTCTTCTGCCGTAGTTTCTCCAGTGAGGGTGGTGCTACAAACACTACAAAAGGCTGGAGGTCAGAACTCTTGAGGATCTTGAGGGACAGAGGGTGAAGGTTAAGTACGCAGATTTTGCCAGAGTTCACAACAGCTCTGATGGCGGCTATACTGGTCCCATAATAGGCTTTTTCGTACTCTCCGTGCTCCACAAACTTGCGAGCCAGAATGTCCGACTCAAATTGTGTCCGGGAGATGAAGTGGTAATCCTGCCCATcacactctgtctctcttcggGCCCGAGATGTGTCTGTGGATGGGAGCACAAGTTTGAAGGTTTGTTTTATGTAAAGTCTACTGcaactcttcccatctcctatAAAACACCTACTTTATTTTCTAGTAATAGGACATGTAGCATTATTGTTCCCAATCTAAAACTGAAGGGGAAGTAAAGATAGATGTCAGTTTTTGCACATACACCAAGCCTGTCCACTCATACAGTACTTTTAgtgagtaataataaaaaatattcataaaaaataTTCTTGTCTTTAATTCAATGTAATCTTGTCTTGTACTagtgagtaaaaaataaaaatgaaaagttttGTCTTAAAAGTATAtgatgtcctcttgtcctccagttaataaaatataaaaatgaaagaaagcaaaatctTGTTTTCTAATATACTAAAGCAATCTTTTCCtcgtaaaaaataagaaaaaaagtcgaCTTTGTCTAACAAAAGTATATAGTTATCTTGTCCTGTAGTgagtaaaacaaaaattaaagtaacagtaacagtcTCTTGTCTTgtgaataaaataatgtaatcttGTCCCATTGTGagttaaaaataaaagtgtAGTTTTGTTCTTCAAAGTATATGTATAATGTAATCTTGCCCtctagtgaagaaaataaaaaataatagtagtttcttttcttatgaATACTTCAATGTAATCCTGTCCTTTGgccagtaaaaagaaaaaaaaatagtcttgtTCTTCAAAGTACGTGTAAAGTAATCTTGCCCTCTagtgaataaaacaaattaaagtATAGTGTCTTGTCATCTTAAGAATACATTAATGCAATTTTGTCCTGTAGTCAGTAAAATTGacatcctctcatcctcccgTTAACACAAACAACTGGTAACTCACGTGGAATGGCGGCAGCGAACCTCTCCCTGTCCTCCATCAGCTTCTGCCTCAGCTCATGTCGGCCGATGTTTGGTGGACCAATGAGGACGATGGGCCGCTTCCTGTTGGCCCGGGGGTAATACAGCGCCACGTCCTCATAGGTCAGGATCTCCTCAGAGTCGAAGTCTGCCAGGGTATGGAATGCTCAGTGACTCGTGCTTGGTTTGGGAAGTTTTGTGATGGTTCAGTTTAGTACTTTTTGTTAATTTAGTAAAAAGTTattttttggtaaaaaaaaattagtaattGTGTGAATGTAACTTGTATTTGCTTACCTTGATctatgcccacacacacacacacacacacacacacacacacacacacacacacacacacacacacacacacacacacacacacacacattcttacaGTGTACTCCCAATCTGCAAATTAGTGAGTGGGGAGCAGCTTAACTTGTGCAGTATAAACATGCTttcccaccaacaccacaccaaggCCCATACTCGAAAATACTGTACTCctttaccacgactattttccaaggcttttGAGATCTTCAAGAGTGCCTTGCCTGCTAATAAAGTAGAATTATTCTTTACTCtggtcactagaatcataaaaacacaattaaaaacATGCAACTTCAAAAAGCCCTTTGAAAGTAGTCAGGGTGGAGAATATTTCAGAATATGTCCCACGCATCAGCACACCAGACAAAGCAGCACCAAGCATCAGTACACCAGACAAAGCAGCACTAAGCATCAGCACACCGCTCAACACCTCTACTCTACCCCGTACCGACATCCAGGTCAGTCATGGAGTAGCTGCGCCTCCTCGTGCTGCCTTTCATGCACCGGCAGTGTGGCAGAGCAAACCTCACAGTTAACACCCTATTCCTCGCTGCTGCTCCTGCCTTGTCTGAGTCACTTATCTCGGCACAGGGAGTCCCCAGCCCTGACACTGGGAGTGGTGAGTTGCTGCGTGCTGAGTGACACAGAGGGGCATAAGAGGTAAGGGTTACTATGTACATTGACACATGCAGTGGCAGGAACCACCAACCACCTAGATACCTGCAATGCCTTCATGCAACAGAATAGAGGGTAggttgtgtggtgagtgtgtgctggtgtgatgTAGAACAGAAGACGggtcatgtggtgtgtgtgtgtgtgtgtgtgtgtgtgtgtgtgtgtgtgtgtgtgtgtgtgtgtgtgtgtgtgtgtgtgtgtgtgtgtgtgtgtgtgtgtgtgtgtgtgtgtggaaaatgacagggtgtgtgtgtgtgtgtgtgtgtgtgtgtgtgtgtgtgtgtgtgtgtgtgtgtgtgtgtgtgtagtgtgatgCAGGAAAGAtgacagggtgtgtgtgtgtgtgtgttatggtgaaGTGATGCAGAACAGAAGATAGgttctgtggtgtgtgtgtgtgtgtgtgtgtgtgtgtgtgtgtgtgtgtgtgtgtgtgtgtgtgtgtgtgtgtgtgtgtgtgtgatgcaggaAAGGAGAGGTTTTGTGAGGTGTGATGTAAGCATTATGTTAGCTGATAAAGAAGTGTTGTGCTAATGATAAGACAATGCTTTGTGTTATGGTAAATTCAAGTGAATTTGTCTGAGGAGTTTGGTATGTATGTAATGAAATGCTGAAAATTAACGTGCAGAATAAAAAGCCGTTTTTGCACATGGACTGTGGCTGTCAGTCTGCACCTAAGTAGCAGGAACAGTAAGAACTAAGTACATATAATAACATTCTAATGAGTGACCTCCATGCAAATGTTAGTACTATACAGTCTAGAACATTGGTTCTTAACCTCTTTACTACCATGCTTGGAAtttgtccttccctccatgtCCTCCTTGCATCTAGGAATAAAATTCCCTCCTAGATTTTAAAGAAAAGGCAAtatatttgcatttttcataAATTTCTCATTTCTTGACTGCTCTTGTAGAGGGAATGACTATATTATAATTAGAGAAATTCCGGTTTTTTCCCAAGGGCTTGCACCCCCTCTTAGAAATTGCTGATGCCCCCTCAAGGGATTGTGCCCCcgaggttaagaaccactggacTGTAGAATCTTGTGTTAGGTCATGCCAGGAAGCTTCCTTTCAATTACTGGAAGGAATTGTGAGTCATGCAGACATAATTAGTTTTCATTTAGGAACTCCAGGAACCAGATCACTGAACAGTCTAATTCAACATTAGTAATGATATTCGTTCATACCTTCATTGTAATTCGGATagagcattttctttttcttcttcttttgatgttttttggCACATAACAACTTGCCCTTTTTGGtcttctccttgttgttgttgtcacccACCACGGTTTGTCTCATCGCCTCACGGCTGAAAAGAAACAATTCAAATCAGTAACTTAGAACTCCTGAGGAATGAAGCAATTAATGGGACCAGCTTAGTAGATTTAAGGGGAGCAAAAAGACTGAAGTAAGAGATGTAGCCCTCAGCCAACACAATCACCAACACTGGGTACTCACTGCTGTTGGAAAGCCTTGGAGGGGATGAGGCCGGCAAGGGTCTGGTCCTCCTCACCGTCCCGGTATGCCTGCCACCAGTTGGGGTCAGTCTGGGATATAACGTGTAGGATGTCCCCTTTCTGGAAGCTCATGCCCAGTTCTCTGCAAGGTGAATTGAGCATATTggttacttctttctctctcatgaccTAGATTACTTTTCCAACTTTGACCAGATTCTTCAACATTACTGATAGTTTCAAAATGGGGGCAAATATTTGTTTTAAGAGgataaaatcaaaacaaacgtACATGGATGAATATTAATGtctgaaaggagagaaaaaaaaaaaaaagcacagagCACAAGTGAACTGACCTGCAGGGTATGTACATGTCTTCCTCTGGGTCATAGTCAAAGTGAGCCTTGACGTGGATGGTCTGAGAGAGAGGTGGGCGAGAGGTAGTGGGTTGCTGAGAGCTGggaatgatgatgaaggtgagaGTTCCTGTCATGCCTGCAAAGGAAACACACTGGTGAGGAGGTGGACTGGTAGAGTACTGCTGCAGTGATGGATGTAATGGTTTGAGGAAGTTAAAGCCTACATTCAACATTCTAGAATATTTAAACATCAAAATTTGCAGCATTTACTTAGTAAACTTTTGAAATATGTTTTATTTGCAGCTtttaagaggaaaagtaagatttaattatcttttattagtttattcaaatttttctttataattatgAAGTGTACAGTATGTTTAAGTTACTTCCCTCACTTTTAAGAAGAAAGGATTGATTGCAACTTGCATAGAGGCCACTAATGTGTGCCTTGTTAACAGAAGCACAGATAAATGAACTGAAACAAAGCCAAGTGTTTGTAAGAAGTAACAGGACACTCACCTGCAAGCATGTCGCAAATGTCATTGACAGATTTCCCTCGCACCTCCACACCATTCACCTCCAGGATCTCGTCACCCTCGTGAAGGAGACCAGACTTCTCTGCCGCACCGCCCTTCACAATGCGCCCGATGATCACTGAATCTCCCTCATTCCTGATTGTAGCACCCTGGGGAATGAACACAGATCAGCCATCACttgcatatatacacacacacacactcactgtctctctctctctctctctctctctctttgtctctctctctctctcaccagaggCTCGTTGGTCTTGTCGATGCGCACAATCTTGACACTCTCTTCGGGGTAGTTTGTGACCCTgtccagcacctcctcctctggcAGGTTCCCCACAGGCAGGGGCTCCCGCTCAGCAATGGAGTCGTGCACATGAAGAAGACCCTCCATTGAGTATTTGTTAAGTATGTCTATAAGCTCTGCCGCCTCAGGTACGGAAAATTCTTGTAACTCCTGAAGACACTGTAAAAACACATCACAGTAAGTCAGACTAAACAAAGACTGAATGATTATGGCACACTAGAAAATTTCCTCTAGTGAACTGATATTGTGTACAAAAATGAAAGTGGAAAGTGTCATGGCAACTTTTTGATACtaaaaaattaagagaactAGGCAAGTGACAAACACTGAATGAGAAAAATCTTGACCAAAAATCAGAGTAAACCAACAAAGCCAAACAGTGCAATGCCTCACCTCTGCCACCAAACCTTGAGCATTGTCTGTCACAGGGGTCGGAGGTCTGTTCAAACACCAGGTTTCTTGCACCTTGTTGTGGACTGCAAGCACCTTCTGAAACTCTGGGTTGGTCAGGAGCTGGGCCACCAGGGTCATGTCTTCGCTGATTCTGTGGCCATTTGACTTAAGGACTGTCTGGATCCTCTGAAGGGACTGAATCAGCTCGTTGATCCCTGAGTCAGAAAAGGCTTTGGGTTATACCTCTGGCAGCTTTGTGCTTTGTTCCCTGTACATTCATTATCTATGatctttgttctttctccctttcacattatgattattatacaTTCATTATAATGTGGAAATGAGGCTGACCAAAAgctacaaaataaaaagatccaCAAAATAGCAACTCCCAAAATactgagaagaaaattaatcaattggttttcaaaattttcaaacATCTTTCTTGATCTCCCACTGCTTTCCTCCACTCACTGCCTCGGCACCATCCACCTTCACTCACCAATGACTTTACTTGGGGTCTCTTCACTTggcttcacctctcctcctgccgctgctgctgctgctgccccatttgctgctgctgctgctgctgcctgtgtGTCCTCCACATCAAAGGCCTCATTGACCACCCCTGAGGGCACTGGCTTGTTGG contains:
- the LOC123507578 gene encoding protein PALS1-like isoform X3 — encoded protein: MVTLMILDMFSSRKSGGSSGSGEVGRGTPRHKGAGGSTPRHSRKGRDHREQQPPTVISAPEIGYDNMISMVEFDPGNREMAVDVPDSFVGRTKTPPRYPPPKPQGQTITPIHNNNNNSSKSSRKGGSSGTATPQNGTLPKSAPTPRIPDQPQRSPQLPPLPLGQQEGLMQQPSTQDEMNRIRKYEEELKLRREREEQEAMLRTSLRSSQKLQQLANKPVPSGVVNEAFDVEDTQAAAAAAANGAAAAAAAGGEVKPSEETPSKVIGINELIQSLQRIQTVLKSNGHRISEDMTLVAQLLTNPEFQKVLAVHNKVQETWCLNRPPTPVTDNAQGLVAECLQELQEFSVPEAAELIDILNKYSMEGLLHVHDSIAEREPLPVGNLPEEEVLDRVTNYPEESVKIVRIDKTNEPLGATIRNEGDSVIIGRIVKGGAAEKSGLLHEGDEILEVNGVEVRGKSVNDICDMLAGMTGTLTFIIIPSSQQPTTSRPPLSQTIHVKAHFDYDPEEDMYIPCRELGMSFQKGDILHVISQTDPNWWQAYRDGEEDQTLAGLIPSKAFQQHREAMRQTVVGDNNNKEKTKKGKLLCAKKHQKKKKKKMLYPNYNEDFDSEEILTYEDVALYYPRANRKRPIVLIGPPNIGRHELRQKLMEDRERFAAAIPHTSRARRETECDGQDYHFISRTQFESDILARKFVEHGEYEKAYYGTSIAAIRAVVNSGKICVLNLHPLSLKILKSSDLQPFVVFVAPPSLEKLRQKKQRLGEPVKDEELKETIEKAREMEEQYGHYFDLIIINQDVDRAYHQLLHEINMLEREPQWVPAAWLAHDQ
- the LOC123507578 gene encoding protein PALS1-like isoform X4 yields the protein MISMVEFDPGNREMAVDVPDSFVGRTKTPPRYPPPKPQGQTITPIHNNNNNSSKSSRKGGSSGTATPQNGTLPKSAPTPRIPDQPQRSPQLPPLPLGQQEGLMQQPSTQDEMNRIRKYEEELKLRREREEQEAMLRTSLRSSQKLQQLANKPVPSGVVNEAFDVEDTQAAAAAAANGAAAAAAAGGEVKPSEETPSKVIGINELIQSLQRIQTVLKSNGHRISEDMTLVAQLLTNPEFQKVLAVHNKVQETWCLNRPPTPVTDNAQGLVAECLQELQEFSVPEAAELIDILNKYSMEGLLHVHDSIAEREPLPVGNLPEEEVLDRVTNYPEESVKIVRIDKTNEPLGATIRNEGDSVIIGRIVKGGAAEKSGLLHEGDEILEVNGVEVRGKSVNDICDMLAGMTGTLTFIIIPSSQQPTTSRPPLSQTIHVKAHFDYDPEEDMYIPCRELGMSFQKGDILHVISQTDPNWWQAYRDGEEDQTLAGLIPSKAFQQHREAMRQTVVGDNNNKEKTKKGKLLCAKKHQKKKKKKMLYPNYNEARSNSPLPVSGLGTPCAEISDSDKAGAAARNRVLTVRFALPHCRCMKGSTRRRSYSMTDLDVDFDSEEILTYEDVALYYPRANRKRPIVLIGPPNIGRHELRQKLMEDRERFAAAIPHTSRARRETECDGQDYHFISRTQFESDILARKFVEHGEYEKAYYGTSIAAIRAVVNSGKICVLNLHPLSLKILKSSDLQPFVVFVAPPSLEKLRQKKQRLGEPVKDEELKETIEKAREMEEQYGHYFDLIIINQDVDRAYHQLLHEINMLEREPQWVPAAWLAHDQ
- the LOC123507578 gene encoding protein PALS1-like isoform X1 — translated: MVTLMILDMFSSRKSGGSSGSGEVGRGTPRHKGAGGSTPRHSRKGRDHREQQPPTVISAPEIGYDNMISMVEFDPGNREMAVDVPDSFVGRTKTPPRYPPPKPQGQTITPIHNNNNNSSKSSRKGGSSGTATPQNGTLPKSAPTPRIPDQPQRSPQLPPLPLGQQEGLMQQPSTQDEMNRIRKYEEELKLRREREEQEAMLRTSLRSSQKLQQLANKPVPSGVVNEAFDVEDTQAAAAAAANGAAAAAAAGGEVKPSEETPSKVIGINELIQSLQRIQTVLKSNGHRISEDMTLVAQLLTNPEFQKVLAVHNKVQETWCLNRPPTPVTDNAQGLVAECLQELQEFSVPEAAELIDILNKYSMEGLLHVHDSIAEREPLPVGNLPEEEVLDRVTNYPEESVKIVRIDKTNEPLGATIRNEGDSVIIGRIVKGGAAEKSGLLHEGDEILEVNGVEVRGKSVNDICDMLAGMTGTLTFIIIPSSQQPTTSRPPLSQTIHVKAHFDYDPEEDMYIPCRELGMSFQKGDILHVISQTDPNWWQAYRDGEEDQTLAGLIPSKAFQQHREAMRQTVVGDNNNKEKTKKGKLLCAKKHQKKKKKKMLYPNYNEARSNSPLPVSGLGTPCAEISDSDKAGAAARNRVLTVRFALPHCRCMKGSTRRRSYSMTDLDVDFDSEEILTYEDVALYYPRANRKRPIVLIGPPNIGRHELRQKLMEDRERFAAAIPHTSRARRETECDGQDYHFISRTQFESDILARKFVEHGEYEKAYYGTSIAAIRAVVNSGKICVLNLHPLSLKILKSSDLQPFVVFVAPPSLEKLRQKKQRLGEPVKDEELKETIEKAREMEEQYGHYFDLIIINQDVDRAYHQLLHEINMLEREPQWVPAAWLAHDQ
- the LOC123507578 gene encoding protein PALS1-like isoform X2, with product MLKFMTGSRKSGGSSGSGEVGRGTPRHKGAGGSTPRHSRKGRDHREQQPPTVISAPEIGYDNMISMVEFDPGNREMAVDVPDSFVGRTKTPPRYPPPKPQGQTITPIHNNNNNSSKSSRKGGSSGTATPQNGTLPKSAPTPRIPDQPQRSPQLPPLPLGQQEGLMQQPSTQDEMNRIRKYEEELKLRREREEQEAMLRTSLRSSQKLQQLANKPVPSGVVNEAFDVEDTQAAAAAAANGAAAAAAAGGEVKPSEETPSKVIGINELIQSLQRIQTVLKSNGHRISEDMTLVAQLLTNPEFQKVLAVHNKVQETWCLNRPPTPVTDNAQGLVAECLQELQEFSVPEAAELIDILNKYSMEGLLHVHDSIAEREPLPVGNLPEEEVLDRVTNYPEESVKIVRIDKTNEPLGATIRNEGDSVIIGRIVKGGAAEKSGLLHEGDEILEVNGVEVRGKSVNDICDMLAGMTGTLTFIIIPSSQQPTTSRPPLSQTIHVKAHFDYDPEEDMYIPCRELGMSFQKGDILHVISQTDPNWWQAYRDGEEDQTLAGLIPSKAFQQHREAMRQTVVGDNNNKEKTKKGKLLCAKKHQKKKKKKMLYPNYNEARSNSPLPVSGLGTPCAEISDSDKAGAAARNRVLTVRFALPHCRCMKGSTRRRSYSMTDLDVDFDSEEILTYEDVALYYPRANRKRPIVLIGPPNIGRHELRQKLMEDRERFAAAIPHTSRARRETECDGQDYHFISRTQFESDILARKFVEHGEYEKAYYGTSIAAIRAVVNSGKICVLNLHPLSLKILKSSDLQPFVVFVAPPSLEKLRQKKQRLGEPVKDEELKETIEKAREMEEQYGHYFDLIIINQDVDRAYHQLLHEINMLEREPQWVPAAWLAHDQ